A single window of Acetohalobium arabaticum DSM 5501 DNA harbors:
- a CDS encoding RNA-binding S4 domain-containing protein: MREIKIKTKDINLNQFLKWANIVSTGGEAKLLIKKGKVMVNGEVEKRRGFTLHPGDVIKIDNEEYKVIT, translated from the coding sequence ATGAGAGAAATTAAAATCAAGACCAAAGATATTAATCTTAACCAATTTTTAAAGTGGGCAAATATTGTTTCAACTGGTGGCGAAGCTAAATTACTTATAAAAAAAGGGAAAGTAATGGTAAATGGTGAAGTAGAAAAAAGGCGTGGTTTTACTCTACATCCTGGAGATGTAATTAAGATAGATAACGAAGAATATAAAGTAATAACCTAA
- the dnaN gene encoding DNA polymerase III subunit beta, which produces MQIKIDRKNFYDGIQTVRKAISSKSTLPILSGILIETQEKKLKLVGTDLELGIECRVDANIIKDGAIVLPANHLANIVRELPNKELELELKKDNKIEISCGLSQFKIHGSPADEYPLLPEVGSGIEYTLSQEKFQAMINRIKFATSDDESRPFLTGGLLSIDNENLKMVATDSYRLAYTQLELDKDLKNEKIIIPSKTLNELSKLLNSEDEIRFLITDNQILFEFSEITIISRLIEGQFPNYKQVIPDNHKTEIKLKKKELLNATKRSALVARNNSNIIKTKFQNDKLMIESNAPEVGQAYEELSTSQHGDDTEIAFNANYLIDVLKVIDNEEILIELSGELSPGVIKEVDNDNYIHVIMPVRST; this is translated from the coding sequence ATGCAAATTAAAATTGATAGAAAAAATTTTTATGATGGTATTCAAACTGTTAGAAAAGCTATTTCCTCTAAAAGTACTTTACCTATTTTATCCGGTATTCTAATTGAAACTCAAGAAAAAAAACTTAAATTAGTTGGTACAGATTTAGAATTAGGAATAGAATGTAGAGTAGATGCAAATATTATAAAAGATGGAGCTATAGTATTACCTGCTAATCATTTAGCTAATATCGTTAGGGAACTACCAAATAAAGAATTAGAATTAGAACTAAAGAAAGATAATAAAATAGAAATTTCATGTGGGTTATCACAATTTAAAATTCATGGTTCACCAGCTGATGAATATCCATTATTGCCAGAAGTTGGTTCAGGTATCGAATATACTCTGTCCCAAGAAAAATTTCAAGCTATGATTAACAGAATTAAATTTGCTACTTCAGATGATGAAAGTAGACCATTTTTAACTGGAGGCTTATTATCTATCGATAATGAAAATTTAAAGATGGTTGCTACTGATTCTTATCGATTAGCTTATACTCAATTAGAACTGGATAAGGACTTAAAAAATGAAAAGATAATTATTCCTAGTAAAACTTTAAATGAATTAAGTAAGTTACTTAACTCAGAAGATGAAATTAGATTTTTAATTACTGATAATCAAATCTTATTTGAGTTTTCAGAAATAACTATTATATCTCGTTTAATTGAAGGACAGTTTCCTAATTATAAACAAGTAATTCCTGACAATCACAAGACTGAAATTAAATTAAAGAAAAAAGAATTACTCAATGCTACTAAAAGATCAGCATTAGTTGCTAGGAATAACTCTAATATTATTAAAACAAAATTCCAAAATGACAAACTAATGATAGAATCCAATGCTCCTGAAGTTGGACAGGCATATGAAGAGTTAAGTACTTCACAACACGGTGATGATACTGAAATAGCTTTTAATGCTAATTATTTAATTGATGTTTTAAAAGTAATAGATAATGAAGAAATATTAATTGAATTATCCGGTGAATTAAGTCCTGGAGTAATCAAAGAAGTAGATAATGACAATTATATTCATGTAATTATGCCGGTTAGATCAACATAA
- the dnaA gene encoding chromosomal replication initiator protein DnaA, producing MKKEDLTEIWQEALEIFKSELSKPSFKTWLKSTKLISVENDHAVIEVPNEFSKDWLETRYSNLIKETISQLIDRKINIKFTIPTNKEEKLVNKKKKDKKTDNQEEDDNNPASLNPKYTFDTFVIGSSNRFAHAASLAVAEAPAKAYNPLFIYGDVGLGKTHLMHAIGHYIIEHNSDLKVVYVTSEKFTNELINSIRDDNTVKFRNKYRNIDILLIDDIQFLAGKERTQEEFFHTFNALHEANKQIIISSDRPPKEIPTLEERLRSRFEWGLITDIQEPDLETRIAILRKKATLEDLEVPNEVIVYIANQIHSNIRELEGALIRVVAYSSLTNKEITVELAQEALKDIISTTEAEEINIKLIQQIVANHYNLEIEDMKSRKRTRAIAFPRQVAMYLSRELTDSSLPKIGEKFGGRDHTTVLHAYNKIDDKKEEDIQFKNTIKTLTNKINN from the coding sequence ATGAAAAAAGAAGATTTAACAGAGATATGGCAAGAAGCCTTAGAAATATTTAAGTCAGAATTAAGTAAGCCAAGTTTTAAAACTTGGCTTAAATCAACTAAATTAATATCCGTCGAAAATGATCATGCTGTAATTGAAGTCCCTAATGAATTTTCTAAAGACTGGTTAGAAACCAGATATTCTAATTTAATTAAAGAAACAATTAGTCAATTAATTGATAGAAAGATCAATATAAAATTTACAATTCCTACTAATAAAGAAGAAAAATTAGTCAATAAAAAAAAGAAAGATAAAAAAACTGATAATCAAGAGGAAGATGATAATAACCCAGCTTCTTTAAATCCTAAATATACTTTTGATACCTTTGTCATTGGTAGTAGTAATCGATTTGCTCATGCTGCATCTTTAGCTGTTGCTGAAGCACCGGCCAAAGCTTACAATCCTCTTTTTATTTATGGCGATGTAGGATTAGGAAAAACACACTTAATGCATGCTATTGGACATTATATTATTGAGCATAACTCAGATCTTAAAGTAGTTTATGTTACATCTGAAAAATTTACTAATGAATTAATTAATTCAATTCGGGATGACAATACTGTCAAATTCCGTAATAAATATAGGAATATTGATATCCTTTTAATAGATGATATTCAATTTTTAGCTGGCAAAGAACGAACTCAAGAAGAATTCTTTCATACCTTCAATGCTTTGCACGAAGCCAATAAACAAATAATAATTTCAAGCGATCGACCTCCTAAAGAAATTCCAACTCTAGAGGAACGTTTAAGATCTCGATTTGAATGGGGATTAATTACTGATATTCAAGAACCTGATTTAGAAACGAGGATTGCTATTTTACGTAAAAAAGCTACCTTGGAAGATCTTGAAGTACCTAACGAAGTTATTGTATATATTGCAAACCAAATTCACTCTAATATTAGAGAATTAGAAGGCGCATTAATTAGAGTAGTAGCCTACTCTTCATTAACAAACAAAGAAATTACAGTTGAATTAGCCCAAGAAGCTCTAAAGGATATTATTTCTACTACAGAAGCAGAAGAAATAAACATTAAATTAATTCAACAAATAGTAGCTAATCATTATAATCTTGAAATAGAAGATATGAAATCAAGAAAAAGAACCAGAGCTATTGCTTTTCCTAGACAAGTAGCAATGTATTTATCCAGAGAATTAACAGATTCTTCGCTACCAAAAATCGGAGAAAAATTTGGAGGACGTGATCATACAACAGTTTTACATGCCTATAACAAAATTGACGATAAAAAAGAAGAAGATATCCAGTTTAAAAATACCATTAAAACTTTAACAAATAAAATAAATAATTAA